A stretch of DNA from Vibrio gallaecicus:
TATATTCGTTTATGAACGTATTACTTCTTACGTACATGTGGTGCAGCTTTATCAAGCACACCGTTAACAAACTTATGGCTGTCTTCTGCTGCAAATACTTTTGCAAGCTCGATAGCTTCATTGATGACCACTTTGTATGGTACATCTTCACGACGAGTCATCTCGTACATAGCTAAACGTAGAAGAGCCAGTTCCATCAAATCAAGATCTTGCATAGGGCGAGATACGAAAGGACGAAGCTTGCTATCTAGTTCCATGTGGCTAAGAGCAACACCAGTCAGTAGGTCGCGGAAGTATGCAACGTCTGTTTCTGGCATAGCAAGAGCAGGCTCTGCTGCATGATGCTCTTCTTCATCATACTTACCACCAGATAAGAACTGTTCTTCAACAGTAGCAACATTTTCTTTAGTAATTTGCCACGAATAAATTGCTTGTAGAGCAAATTGACGTGCGTTACGACGTGCGGCTGGTTTCACACTGGCCCCCATTAGGAATCGATTTCAGAAAGAACGTTGATCATCTCAAGTGCGCTTAGTGCAGCTTCTGCACCTTTATTACCAGCCTTGGTCCCTGCGCGTTCAATAGCTTGATCGATCGTATCAACAGTAAGAACACCAAATGCTACTGGAAGAGAATATTCCAAAGACACTTGTGCCAAACCTTTATTACATTCACTACAAACATAGTCGAAATGAGGCGTACCGCCGCGGATAACTGTACCTAGAGATACAATAGCGTCGAACTTACCTGTTTTTGCAACGCGTTGCGCTACAAGTGGAAGTTCTACCGCACCAGGACAACGAACAATAGTAATATTGTCTTCGCTTACTTGTCCGTGACGTTTTAAAGTATCGATTGCACCAGAAAGTAAACTTTCGTTAATAAAACTGTTGAAACGAGCTATAACGATAGCAATTTTTGCATTTGGCGCTGGGAAGCCACCCTCGATCACTTTCATAAGCCTTCCTTTAACTATATTCATCAAGTGAGAATCGCCGGATTCTAGCATAAAACTGTGAGCAATATCTAATGGAATTTAGGTTTATACCTTAACCACGCTATTGGAATTGCAAGCTAGAATTCAACTCAGAAAAATTAATAAAGGAAACATGGTTGTTTCCTTTATTTTT
This window harbors:
- the ribH gene encoding 6,7-dimethyl-8-ribityllumazine synthase; its protein translation is MKVIEGGFPAPNAKIAIVIARFNSFINESLLSGAIDTLKRHGQVSEDNITIVRCPGAVELPLVAQRVAKTGKFDAIVSLGTVIRGGTPHFDYVCSECNKGLAQVSLEYSLPVAFGVLTVDTIDQAIERAGTKAGNKGAEAALSALEMINVLSEIDS
- the nusB gene encoding transcription antitermination factor NusB, with the protein product MGASVKPAARRNARQFALQAIYSWQITKENVATVEEQFLSGGKYDEEEHHAAEPALAMPETDVAYFRDLLTGVALSHMELDSKLRPFVSRPMQDLDLMELALLRLAMYEMTRREDVPYKVVINEAIELAKVFAAEDSHKFVNGVLDKAAPHVRKK